In Ipomoea triloba cultivar NCNSP0323 chromosome 7, ASM357664v1, a single genomic region encodes these proteins:
- the LOC116024576 gene encoding uncharacterized protein LOC116024576 isoform X1, producing MSCHCLVESSSLHIAGEEEEEEKISNSSTRISLSTEFGFLLPSMSPKVPPASLHALDTCTFQLHNWRPFQIHTRTLNSDHTNGFLYKRPCRADRATSFPFDAIDFSKLSLFDDHRPLSVHKRGGLRWRARKRRRIRGSRSGSGRSSDRSGTTRRCCSVGASAANGTCSDFLVTDSSGELFVNGDANWASDVSEAIRNLRREREHGSADKENLSFALQNGNFDSQGFESGYGSEPGYRGDAELGYGNEFDEEEDDQRILFWCHEFGVSKREKVGENTLQKGHHRWRRRKHDLKMVDLMRYGLLSLFVVCGIRYGLLSSTRGV from the exons ATGTCATGTCATTGTCTTGTAGAATCTTCTTCCCTACACATCGccggtgaagaagaagaagaagagaaaatatcAAATTCTTCAACTCGCATTTCTTTGTCCACAGAATTCGGATTTCTCCTTCCATCAATGTCGCCCAAAGTCCCACCTGCTTCACTGCACGCTCTCGACACCTGTACATTCCAACTTCACAATTGGAGGCCCTTTCAGATTCATACTCGAACCCTAAACTCCGATCACACCAATGGATTCCTTTACAAGCGCCCTTGTCGTGCGGATCGGGCCACGTCGTTTCCGTTCGACGCAATCGACTTCTCCAAGCTCAGTTTGTTCGACGACCACCGCCCTCTATCTGTCCACAAGCGCGGCGGGCTGCGCTGGCGCGCTCGGAAGCGCCGCCGCATCCGCGGGTCGCGATCGGGTTCCGGGAGGAGCAGCGATCGAAGTGGGACCACACGGCGGTGTTGTTCCGTCGGGGCGTCGGCGGCCAATGGGACCTGCTCTGATTTCCTTGTCACGGACTCGAGTGGGGAGTTGTTTGTGAATGGGGATGCGAATTGGGCGTCGGATGTTAGCGAAGCAATCAGGAATTTGAGGAGAGAGAGGGAACATGGGAGCGCGGATAAGGAGAATTTGAGCTTCGCGTTGCAAAATGGAAACTTTGACAGTCAGGGGTTTGAATCGGGCTATGGAAGTGAACCAGGTTATCGAGGCGATGCGGAGTTAGGATACGGTAATGAGTTCgatgaagaagaggatgatCAGCGGATCTTATTCTGGTGCCATGAATTTGGAG TGTCAAAACGGGAGAAGGTTGGTGAGAATACATTGCAAAAAGGTCATCATAGATGGCGGCGAAGGAAGCACGATTTAAAAATGGTAGATCTGATGAG GTATGGATTGTTGTCATTGTTTGTTGTTTGCGGTATAAGGTATGGATTGTTGTCATCTACAAGAGGAGTTTGA
- the LOC116024576 gene encoding uncharacterized protein LOC116024576 isoform X2 — protein sequence MSCHCLVESSSLHIAGEEEEEEKISNSSTRISLSTEFGFLLPSMSPKVPPASLHALDTCTFQLHNWRPFQIHTRTLNSDHTNGFLYKRPCRADRATSFPFDAIDFSKLSLFDDHRPLSVHKRGGLRWRARKRRRIRGSRSGSGRSSDRSGTTRRCCSVGASAANGTCSDFLVTDSSGELFVNGDANWASDVSEAIRNLRREREHGSADKENLSFALQNGNFDSQGFESGYGSEPGYRGDAELGYGNEFDEEEDDQRILFWCHEFGVSKREKVGENTLQKGHHRWRRRKHDLKMVDLMRYGLLSSTRGV from the exons ATGTCATGTCATTGTCTTGTAGAATCTTCTTCCCTACACATCGccggtgaagaagaagaagaagagaaaatatcAAATTCTTCAACTCGCATTTCTTTGTCCACAGAATTCGGATTTCTCCTTCCATCAATGTCGCCCAAAGTCCCACCTGCTTCACTGCACGCTCTCGACACCTGTACATTCCAACTTCACAATTGGAGGCCCTTTCAGATTCATACTCGAACCCTAAACTCCGATCACACCAATGGATTCCTTTACAAGCGCCCTTGTCGTGCGGATCGGGCCACGTCGTTTCCGTTCGACGCAATCGACTTCTCCAAGCTCAGTTTGTTCGACGACCACCGCCCTCTATCTGTCCACAAGCGCGGCGGGCTGCGCTGGCGCGCTCGGAAGCGCCGCCGCATCCGCGGGTCGCGATCGGGTTCCGGGAGGAGCAGCGATCGAAGTGGGACCACACGGCGGTGTTGTTCCGTCGGGGCGTCGGCGGCCAATGGGACCTGCTCTGATTTCCTTGTCACGGACTCGAGTGGGGAGTTGTTTGTGAATGGGGATGCGAATTGGGCGTCGGATGTTAGCGAAGCAATCAGGAATTTGAGGAGAGAGAGGGAACATGGGAGCGCGGATAAGGAGAATTTGAGCTTCGCGTTGCAAAATGGAAACTTTGACAGTCAGGGGTTTGAATCGGGCTATGGAAGTGAACCAGGTTATCGAGGCGATGCGGAGTTAGGATACGGTAATGAGTTCgatgaagaagaggatgatCAGCGGATCTTATTCTGGTGCCATGAATTTGGAG TGTCAAAACGGGAGAAGGTTGGTGAGAATACATTGCAAAAAGGTCATCATAGATGGCGGCGAAGGAAGCACGATTTAAAAATGGTAGATCTGATGAG GTATGGATTGTTGTCATCTACAAGAGGAGTTTGA
- the LOC116024393 gene encoding uncharacterized protein LOC116024393, which produces MAGRDRISELPFDIINKILGLLVIEEVAGMAVLSTFWRGIWLSFTHLNFDAMFLKHIEKKYSNAHSDIRTKNKKKEKRNNDIWTSAGLYVINKVLIQHNGFINKFVIDFSHTPRNTLRSRSFDFDQWLLFITQKGIEEISLSLKREDGYCLPNCIFSCPSLRRLHICGVSFKPINAHCTLPNVTSLYFEDVNFDGGGLLVDVPTLNSLSFIRCDNVTGFNITAQKLDHLAIIDGPLYSINLDLTYCRCLELDSSSLEDFVNEFTRKRELQLQLYALNVQHLKISTNEEYLKS; this is translated from the exons ATGGCGGGCAGAGATAGAATCAGTGAACTTCcatttgatataattaacaAGATTTTGGGACTCTTGGTGATTGAAGAAGTTGCTGGAATGGCTGTTTTGTCTACCTTTTGGAGGGGTATTTGGTTGAGTTTTACACATCTCAACTTTGATGCTATGTTTTTAAAGCACATTGAGAAAAAATATTCCAATGCTCACAGTGatattaggaccaaaaataagaaaaaggaGAAGAGAAACAATGATATTTGGACATCTGCGGGTTTGTATGTTATCAACAAAGTTCTCATACAACATAATGGATTTATTAACAAATTTGTTATTGATTTTTCTCATACCCCTAGAAATACACTCAGGTCTCGGTCGTTTGACTTCGATCAATGGCTTCTTTTTATCACACAAAAAGGTATTGAAGAAATCAGCCTTAGTTTAAAGCGAGAAGATGGGTACTGCTTGCCGAATTGCATATTCTCTTGCCCATCACTAAGAAGATTGCATATTTGTGGAGTCTCTTTTAAACCAATAAATGCTCATTGCACATTACCAAATGTCACTTCACTTTATTTTGAAGATGTTAACTTTGATGGTGGAGGTCTTTTGGTTGATGTTCCTACGCTCAACAGTCTGTCATTTATTAGATGTGACAACGTAACTGGTTTTAATATTACTGCTCAAAAACTTGATCATTTAGCAATCATTGATGGCCCTCTTTACTCGATTAATTTGGACTTGACATATTGTCGTTGTCTTGAATTGGACAGTTCATCTCTCGAG GATTTTGTTAATGAATTTACTAGAAAGCGGGAACTACAACTACAACTATATGCACTAAATGTGCAACACTTGAAGATATCAACTAACGAAGAATACTTGAAATCATAA